From Salarias fasciatus chromosome 12, fSalaFa1.1, whole genome shotgun sequence, the proteins below share one genomic window:
- the gdnfb gene encoding glial cell line-derived neurotrophic factor: protein MKLWDSLATCLILLSAARTSPPPEPGRAAESPLELPPIQISLSVNSPGISSDETPTAGETYSMEKPISSEFEDVVDFIKVTISRIRRSPSSAASSPTSSTSSPPMEKLSSRTRNRREKKKGASPESGQTGRGRSGGGRTGRRMRGGGGRGRGHSCMLRQIHLNVSDLGLGYLSSEEMIFRYCSGPCRKSETNYDKILYNLVHNRKLPLRDTPPQACCRPIAFDDDLSFLDDSLIYHTVRKHSARKCGCV, encoded by the exons ATGAAGTTATGGGATAGTCTGGCCACTTGTCTGATCCTGCTGAGCGCCGCGCGCACCAGCCCTCCTCCGGAGCCGGGGCGCGCCGCGGAGAGTCCCCTGGAGCTCCCGCCGATTCAGATCAGCCTGTCCGTGAATTCCCCGGGAATCAGCAGCGACGAGACGCCGACTGCAGGAGAAACAT ATTCGATGGAGAAGCCAATCTCGAGTGAGTTTGAAGACGTGGTCGACTTCATAAAAGTCACCATCAGCAGAATACGCCGCTCACCCTCATCTGCTGCGTCCTCGCctacctcctccacctcctctcctcccatggagaagctgagcagcaggactcGAAACagaagggagaagaagaaaggggCAAGCCCGGAGAGCGGTCAGACCGGAAGAGGACGATCTGGAGGAGGACGGACGGGGCGGAGGATGCGAGGCGGTGGCGGCAGGGGTCGAGGTCACAGCTGCATGCTGAGGCAGATCCACCTCAACGTGTCGGACCTGGGACTGGGCTACCTCTCCAGCGAGGAGATGATATTCAGGTACTGCTCCGGACCCTGCCGGAAGTCCGAAACCAACTACGATAAAATTCTGTACAACCTTGTTCACAACCGGAAGCTCCCCCTCAGAGACACGCCGCCTCAGGCCTGCTGCCGGCCGATCGCGTTCGACGATGACCTCTCCTTTCTGGACGACAGCCTCATTTATCACACTGTGCGGAAACACTCGGCCCGAAAATGTGGCTGTGTATAG